In a single window of the Papaver somniferum cultivar HN1 chromosome 8, ASM357369v1, whole genome shotgun sequence genome:
- the LOC113304535 gene encoding uncharacterized protein LOC113304535: protein MVIPPPVRPDRITKFLKPYVLKMHFTNKYVNVQVIHSPTATVAASASSQEVVLREVMENKRDVAAAAKIGKILGERLLIKDIPAVSVFLKREQKYHGKVKAVIDSLRNSGVKLL from the coding sequence ATGGTTATCCCACCTCCTGTCAGACCAGATAGAATTACAAAGTTTCTGAAGCCATACGTGTTAAAGATGCACTTTACAAACAAGTATGTGAACGTGCAAGTTATCCACTCACCCACCGCCACAGTGGCTGCCTCTGCGAGCTCTCAGGAGGTAGTGTTAAGAGAGGTCATGGAAAACAAACGGGATGTTGCTGCAGCAGCAAAGATCGGAAAGATATTGGGGGAACGGTTGTTGATCAAGGATATCCCTGCTGTTTCAGTGTTCCTAAAGAGAGAGCAGAAATATCATGGTAAGGTTAAAGCTGTTATTGATTCTTTGAGGAACTCTGGTGTAAAGCTACTTTGA